In Acidobacteriota bacterium, the genomic stretch CGGAAGCCTGGCGCTGGGCTCAAACCCATCTGGCTGGGGATGGCAAATGGGGCTACGTTGTGGATAACTGGTGGCAAACCGAACTCGGTGGACCGACGATTGGAACAGCACCCAATATTGCCATGCGGCCAGGAAAGGTTGGTTGCGCCCTGCCCGGTGTCGAAGCCGACGTGGTGGATCCACAGGGGAATCCGGTTCCGCCGGGAACGGGCGGCCTGCTGGTTCTCAAGCGTGCCTTTCCGCATATGATGCGAACTGTCTGGAATGATGCGCCGCGCTACGAGAAGATGTGGCATCCGCTGCCGGGTCACACGCCTGAAAATCCGAAGATGGGATATTTCAGCGGTGACATTGCCGTCAAAGATGAGCAAGGGTACATCGCGGTTTTAGGCCGGGCAGATGACGTCTTAAATGTGGCGGGTCACCGCATTGGAACAGCAGATGTCGAATCAACCCTGGTTTCCCATCCGGCGATTGCCGAAGCCGCTGTAATCGGCATTCCAGACCCAATCAAAGGTGAAAACATCAAAGCCTTTGTCGTGGTGCGACAGGGACATCACGCCACGGAATTCCTCGCGGCCAGCATCACCGAACACGTTCGCCGGGAACTTGGCCCGATTGCGACCCCGGCGGCGATTGAATTCCTGGGCGCACTCCCCAAGACCCGCTCCGGAAAAATTATGCGGCGTTATTTAAAAGCCAAAGAACTGGGCCAGGATCCGGGCGATATTTCCACCCTGGATGAATAGAAAAACAGGGATCGGAAAGACGGGGCCGCGAAACAAGAGGCCATTAGAGAAGAGAACTTCCATACCGGGAGCAGGTAAATTCAGATGAATCTGCTCCCAGTAAAAAAATAATTTTCAAGAAAATTTCCTGTAATGGATCCGGAAATGATGTCACTGAGTGGCGAACAGAGAAAAGACAGGGCTTAGACCCGGTCAACGCTCTTACGCTCAGCAAGGCGATGAAAGAACAATTTCAGTTCATTTCACGTCATTTTCACATCAATCTAACCATTATGAAGGAGTTTTTTTGTCATGCATTCGAACGATAACACCAACCAGTCCCGCAACACCGTCAAAAAACTGCACCTGAAAAAAGAAACCATCAAAGTGCTCCAAAGCTCTGAATTGAAGCAGGTTGCGGGTGGAGCAAGCTCTCCAAAAGATGGATGTACCCCACATATGACTGAAACTTGTCCAGGTAATTGTGGCACAGCAGTGACCTGCTCAGATGATGGTTGTTGGGGCTGGACTTATTGGATTTGCTAGTGTTTTAGAAACGAATTGAGAAGTTGTTGGGAAACTTCACTCTATAGTTTTTCAGATAAATATTTCCTGGGAACGCCGGCATCCTGCCGGCACAAAGTGGTTAATTTTCAATCAGATGCCGGCAAGATGCCGGCGCTCCCAGGGGGAATCTTTTTCTGAAAGGCTATAGCTATTCAGATAAAGAGGACAGAGTTCAAACTTTTGCTTGCTTCCATCGAACAGATCGTACAATTCAAGTTTCATCAAGAGCTTGAATGACGCAAAGTAACGATTGGCGCAAACTCAAGCTTGAACTCTGTCCTCTTTTTGGACCATCAGGCTGTTATGGAAAATCTACGATTCGGCTGGTCGCCGATTTTTCCTCACGAACCCAGCCTTACAAATCGCCGCCTTCCCTGAACGGTAAACCAATCAATTGAAAAGTTAGACTTTCTTTACCCCCGAGATGATATGAAATCTGTTCTTTCAAGAAGGAAGCTGAATCCATACGTTTTGGTTATTGTCCTTCCGTTAGGGATCATTGGCTCTCTCATGCTGACCAATGCCCGACACGATGTAAAACCCACAATCATCGCAGCCAGTTCTTCTAAAACTGTTCCAGCTACCTGTGCTCCAAATTTCCACCCCACACCTGTCGAACCAGCCCCGGCTCCAGTCAGCTACCTTGGGACAGTGTTTGCCCACGAGTCAGTGGATATTGCCGCAAAAGTTGAAGGACGGCTGGATGAGGTCTATGTCGGGTTAGGGGACCATATTAAAGCCCAGATGGTGATCGCCCGGCTCGATCCGCTGCCGATTCAACAGGAACTCAAGGTTTCCGAAGCGTCTGCCCAGGTGGCCCAATCCGAACTCCATAAAGCTGAATTAGAACTGGTTGACGCTCAGGAACGCTATGCCCGACGGGTTACCCTGGCCGAAAGTGGCGTTCTTTCCCAGGAA encodes the following:
- a CDS encoding efflux RND transporter periplasmic adaptor subunit, yielding MKSVLSRRKLNPYVLVIVLPLGIIGSLMLTNARHDVKPTIIAASSSKTVPATCAPNFHPTPVEPAPAPVSYLGTVFAHESVDIAAKVEGRLDEVYVGLGDHIKAQMVIARLDPLPIQQELKVSEASAQVAQSELHKAELELVDAQERYARRVTLAESGVLSQEEMLTAKRQVEIIATNVDIARARVAEREAMIAQIKERFAGVEIRSPYDGIISARHQNPGALMTRGEPIVSLSKSDDLWVRFALPSDQIHTVVPGATVMVRIESLGATIPGSIEQIAPTTDAALQIVMVEARLQAPIATAQRLQPGFVGQVFLNPTARQTR